One segment of Pseudodesulfovibrio sp. 5S69 DNA contains the following:
- a CDS encoding putative ABC transporter permease — protein MTADVVNFFFSFSFFSILGWMLEVSYRSVRDKRFVNPGLLKGPYLILYGAGAVMLMAAVSLLQESNWGTKAFAYFIITTGLEFGSGLVAQYFFQIRLWDYSDQRFNYRGHICLKFSLYWILLAFAFEYAVLPPYQSMLVLLSPVFKWIVAGATISIMSMDFLAVAAGRFLRLTPEEKTLMEAEFVNTARPLLDLPEVAKLAQYNHHRGKTRLDHVEEVACLSFRWGKRLSLDTRAIIRGALLHDLFYYDWLHDGPRLHGFRHHTIALENARSITGLTEKEADIIKKHMWPLTVIPPRHMESLVVSLVDTFCSARDYLSMKKQDKPTEAASRCVHPEPGDEKR, from the coding sequence ATGACGGCCGATGTTGTAAACTTCTTCTTTTCTTTCTCCTTTTTTTCCATTCTTGGATGGATGCTGGAGGTCTCCTATCGTTCCGTGCGTGACAAGCGGTTCGTCAATCCCGGCCTCCTGAAGGGGCCGTATCTCATCCTTTACGGTGCCGGCGCAGTGATGCTTATGGCAGCGGTTTCATTGCTGCAGGAATCCAATTGGGGAACCAAGGCCTTCGCTTATTTCATAATCACAACCGGACTCGAATTCGGCTCCGGATTGGTTGCTCAATACTTTTTCCAGATCCGTCTGTGGGACTATTCGGACCAAAGATTTAATTACAGGGGGCACATCTGTCTAAAATTCTCCCTGTACTGGATACTGCTGGCCTTCGCTTTTGAATATGCCGTTTTGCCCCCCTATCAAAGCATGCTCGTCCTGCTTTCACCGGTCTTCAAGTGGATAGTGGCCGGAGCAACGATCTCAATCATGTCGATGGATTTCCTGGCGGTTGCAGCCGGGCGTTTCCTCCGCCTGACGCCGGAAGAGAAAACTCTGATGGAGGCGGAATTCGTCAACACGGCAAGGCCGCTTCTCGATCTGCCGGAGGTTGCAAAACTGGCGCAGTATAACCATCACAGGGGGAAAACCCGATTGGATCATGTGGAGGAGGTGGCCTGCCTGAGCTTTCGCTGGGGAAAAAGACTTTCCCTTGACACCCGGGCGATTATCCGGGGTGCGTTGCTGCACGATCTTTTCTACTATGACTGGCTGCATGACGGACCCAGGCTGCACGGTTTCCGGCACCATACTATCGCTCTTGAGAACGCCCGCAGCATCACCGGTCTTACCGAAAAAGAAGCGGATATTATTAAAAAACACATGTGGCCGCTTACTGTTATACCGCCGCGCCATATGGAATCGCTGGTGGTTTCTCTGGTGGATACCTTTTGCTCTGCAAGGGACTATCTGAGCATGAAGAAACAAGACAAACCCACAGAGGCGGCCTCCCGTTGCGTTCATCCGGAACCGGGAGATGAAAAAAGATGA
- a CDS encoding efflux RND transporter permease subunit, which yields MKLPEISVRRPVTTVMVFAAITLLGCVAFFRLNLDLLPDIEPPAVSVITPYPGASATDVESEVTKYLEDQLSTTPNLDRLESKSKDNIAIVNCIFNWGTDLDVAVNDIREKIDLAKPDLADGAEDPFIFKFSSSMVPVLIMTVTAEESSPDLYRIVDKQIADPLKRVPGVGAVVYIGGQERQINVHFDREAIDAYHISVQQIRNVLAAENLNLPVGTVKIGRNELQIRVAGRYRDAAEIANTVIGSNGDALVRLRDVATVTDAFEEPQEWARSGKLPAIALIIQKQSGTNTVNVIEAIKDRLKTLKTEVPADIEIHGILDNSDHIYAMINSLTEAAVVGGLLVIVVCFLFLRRFRTSLVVSMAIPFSIIVAFIGLFVMDYTINVISMMSLAIAVGMVVDDAIVVLENIVRHVDDGKPPQLAAVEGTSEVGMAVAASTLTIVAVFAPLLLVKGIAGIIFGQLAFMILITILASLFISLTLTPMAASRLLRSRDQRKLNPVFVWSERLLNGIEAGYSHVLGWGLRHRNILLSLIVIVFIGSLALIPLVGTEFFPEVDSGEVEVVLEMAQGTRVEVTAGTTEEMLNAVNAIPEMEASYALAGQTKKGFLTALGFEEGTGIGRIGGRLIDKKERSRHAKEVASELREQVIKLPGVENFSASAVSVIQKAFLGGGRPISIDILGHDIETTDKAAAKIQRIVETTPGAVDVSVSRKRPRPEVRICLDRDKAASLGLNVALVADALRTNYYGFDDTKFREAGDDFDIELRLKKDQRETIREIGETPITTLTGQTIKLRNVASVRETFGPVEIDRKNRTRVTKVQAGVQGRVLGDVVRDVREKMASLDLPPGVSIEWGGEVEEQRKAFRDLTLLLILGIVLVYMVMAGEFEDFVDPFIIMFSVPFAFAGVIWAFVATATPLNLMSFIGVIMLMGIVVKNAIVLVDYTKQLRAGGMTLNEAVVTGGKTRLRPVLMTSLTTIFGMVPLALSRGEGSEIWNALGITVIGGLSVSGLVTLILVPLMYSLVHRGKAK from the coding sequence ATGAAATTACCGGAGATATCCGTCCGCAGGCCGGTCACGACCGTTATGGTTTTCGCTGCCATTACATTGCTGGGTTGCGTGGCTTTTTTCAGGCTCAACCTCGACTTGTTGCCGGATATTGAACCTCCGGCCGTGAGTGTCATCACACCCTATCCGGGGGCTTCCGCCACGGATGTTGAGTCGGAGGTGACCAAGTACCTGGAAGACCAGCTTTCCACCACACCGAATCTCGACCGGCTGGAGTCAAAGTCCAAAGACAACATCGCCATCGTCAATTGCATATTCAACTGGGGCACCGACCTGGATGTTGCGGTCAACGATATCCGGGAGAAGATCGATCTTGCCAAGCCGGACCTTGCCGATGGAGCGGAAGACCCCTTTATCTTCAAGTTCAGCAGTTCCATGGTGCCGGTGCTCATCATGACGGTGACGGCGGAAGAAAGCAGTCCCGATCTTTACAGAATTGTGGACAAGCAGATCGCCGATCCGTTGAAGCGTGTGCCCGGCGTGGGCGCTGTCGTCTATATCGGCGGTCAGGAAAGACAGATCAATGTGCATTTCGACCGCGAAGCAATAGATGCTTATCACATTTCCGTCCAGCAGATCAGAAATGTTCTCGCCGCTGAAAACCTGAACCTTCCGGTGGGCACCGTCAAGATCGGGAGGAATGAACTCCAGATCAGAGTGGCGGGGCGCTATCGGGATGCAGCGGAAATCGCAAATACGGTGATCGGAAGCAACGGCGACGCGCTTGTGCGGCTCAGAGACGTGGCCACGGTCACCGATGCCTTTGAGGAGCCGCAGGAGTGGGCGCGTTCCGGCAAGCTTCCTGCGATTGCCTTGATTATTCAGAAGCAGTCCGGGACCAACACCGTCAACGTGATCGAAGCCATAAAAGATCGCCTCAAGACACTGAAGACCGAAGTGCCGGCGGATATCGAAATCCACGGGATTCTGGATAACTCAGATCACATTTATGCGATGATCAATAGTTTGACCGAAGCCGCCGTCGTCGGAGGCCTTTTGGTCATTGTCGTCTGTTTCCTGTTTCTCCGGCGGTTTCGCACCAGCCTGGTCGTCTCAATGGCAATTCCTTTTTCGATTATCGTCGCCTTTATCGGCCTCTTCGTCATGGATTATACCATCAACGTCATTTCCATGATGAGTCTTGCCATTGCTGTGGGAATGGTGGTGGACGATGCCATCGTCGTACTTGAAAACATCGTGCGGCATGTGGACGATGGCAAGCCTCCGCAGTTGGCCGCCGTGGAGGGAACATCCGAAGTGGGTATGGCGGTAGCCGCGTCAACATTGACCATTGTAGCTGTCTTCGCCCCTCTTCTCTTAGTGAAAGGGATCGCCGGCATCATCTTTGGTCAGTTGGCGTTCATGATCTTGATTACGATTCTGGCCTCGCTTTTCATTTCATTGACGTTGACCCCCATGGCTGCTTCCCGTTTGCTCCGTTCACGGGATCAAAGAAAGCTCAATCCGGTATTTGTATGGAGCGAGCGTTTGCTGAATGGAATCGAAGCCGGTTATTCTCACGTCCTGGGATGGGGACTAAGGCACCGTAACATTTTGCTTTCACTTATAGTTATTGTATTTATCGGCAGTCTGGCACTGATTCCTTTGGTCGGTACGGAATTTTTCCCCGAAGTGGATTCGGGGGAAGTGGAGGTGGTCCTGGAGATGGCGCAGGGCACCCGAGTGGAGGTCACGGCCGGAACCACGGAAGAAATGCTCAACGCGGTGAACGCCATTCCGGAAATGGAAGCCTCCTATGCCCTGGCAGGTCAGACCAAGAAAGGATTTTTAACAGCCCTCGGTTTTGAAGAGGGAACCGGCATCGGTCGCATCGGAGGGCGTCTCATTGATAAAAAAGAACGGAGTCGCCATGCCAAGGAGGTCGCTTCGGAGCTTCGTGAGCAGGTCATAAAACTGCCGGGCGTTGAGAATTTTTCCGCCAGCGCCGTAAGCGTCATCCAAAAGGCGTTCCTGGGAGGCGGCCGGCCTATCAGCATCGATATTCTGGGCCATGATATCGAGACGACCGACAAAGCCGCCGCAAAGATCCAGCGCATCGTGGAAACCACACCCGGCGCAGTGGATGTCTCTGTCAGCAGAAAGAGACCACGGCCGGAAGTGCGGATTTGTCTTGACCGGGATAAGGCGGCATCCCTGGGATTGAATGTGGCGCTTGTCGCCGACGCATTGAGGACCAACTACTATGGATTCGATGATACGAAGTTCCGGGAGGCGGGTGACGACTTCGACATCGAGTTGCGACTGAAAAAAGACCAGCGGGAAACGATTCGTGAAATCGGGGAAACCCCCATCACCACCCTGACCGGTCAGACCATTAAGCTCCGGAACGTCGCGTCTGTTCGGGAAACCTTTGGGCCCGTGGAGATCGACCGGAAAAACAGGACCCGCGTCACAAAGGTTCAGGCGGGCGTCCAGGGCAGGGTTCTGGGGGATGTGGTACGGGATGTTCGAGAAAAGATGGCCTCTCTTGACCTGCCTCCCGGCGTTTCCATCGAATGGGGCGGGGAGGTGGAGGAACAGCGAAAAGCGTTCCGCGACCTGACCCTCCTTTTGATTCTGGGAATAGTCCTTGTCTACATGGTCATGGCAGGGGAGTTCGAGGATTTCGTTGATCCATTCATCATCATGTTTTCGGTTCCTTTCGCCTTCGCCGGAGTGATATGGGCCTTCGTTGCCACGGCCACTCCGCTCAACCTGATGAGCTTCATCGGGGTAATCATGCTCATGGGCATTGTTGTAAAGAACGCCATTGTGCTCGTGGATTATACCAAGCAACTGAGAGCAGGTGGGATGACGCTAAACGAAGCGGTGGTCACGGGCGGAAAAACACGCCTGAGGCCGGTGCTCATGACGAGTTTGACCACCATATTCGGCATGGTCCCATTAGCCCTTTCCAGAGGGGAAGGCTCTGAAATATGGAATGCACTGGGCATCACGGTCATTGGGGGACTGTCGGTCAGCGGCCTTGTGACATTGATTCTGGTGCCGCTAATGTATTCGCTGGTTCACCGGGGTAAAGCAAAATGA